In Miscanthus floridulus cultivar M001 chromosome 5, ASM1932011v1, whole genome shotgun sequence, one genomic interval encodes:
- the LOC136452127 gene encoding uncharacterized protein translates to MDDEATQQQQSNVGSPAGAGRGGHVLADFCPREVTVRRSDERDGVEDVEAAQPLALGPDEDLPSSGSKNFAKERRRKKSHNSNSTTNILSQSFFQQKCDGDQDEMLNNTKKDNGLPLCESEETSLDSKSEKSVSIVAIPEDYVCNQADLDIIEPIKKIPYKPGKEQVVLIDHAFIDRMNMECLFQPNAFLNDQVINAYITLLRAQDHLKLRACGKVLLENSLISSILKGDGDELMIKLKWRTYIPRMTRMELAPLSKGFYRTWTMTWCLFQ, encoded by the exons ATGGACGATGAGGCGACCCAGCAGCAACAGTCGAATGTCGGGTCGCCCGCCGGCGCCGGCCGTGGTGGCCACGTGCTCGCGGATTTCTGCCCCCGAGAGGTGACCGTTCGGCGCAGCGACGAACGTGATGGCGTGGAGGACGTAGAGGCCGCGCAGCCGCTGGCGCTTGGTCCAGACGAAGATTTGCCCTCCTCAGGCAGCAAG AATTTTgcaaaagagaggaggaggaaaaAGAGCcacaatagtaacagtaccaccAATATTTTGTCCCAAAG CTTTTTTCAGCAAAAATGTGATGGTGACCAAGACGAGATGCTTAATAATACAAAAAAAGATAATGGACTTCCATTATGTGAATCTGAAGAGACATCACTGGATAGCAAATCTGAAAAATCAGTGTCAATTGTGGCTATCCCAGAAG ATTATGTTTGCAACCAGGCTGATCTTGACATTATTgagcctattaaaaaaatcccTTATAAACCTGGAAAGGAACAAGTTGTGCTCATCGACCATGCTTTCATAGACAGGATGAACATGGAGTGTCTTTTTCAGCCGAATGCATTTTTAAATGATCAG GTCATAAATGCATACATTACCTTATTAAGGGCTCAAGACCATCTGAAGTTGAGGGCTTGTGGTAAGGTCCTCCTAGAGAATTCTCTTATCTCCAGTATCCTCAAGGGGGATGGTGATGAACTGATGATAAAATTAAAATGGAGGACCTATATCCCACGCATGACGAGAATGGAATTAGCACCATTGAGCAAAGGGTTTTATCGTACCTGGACCATGACATg GTGTTTATTCCAATAA